From Amphiprion ocellaris isolate individual 3 ecotype Okinawa chromosome 10, ASM2253959v1, whole genome shotgun sequence, one genomic window encodes:
- the acin1a gene encoding apoptotic chromatin condensation inducer in the nucleus isoform X1: MADLEDVTLDGRPLQSLRVADLKAALEERGLSKSGQKNTLIKRLKGALMLENLQRTSTPHIGLQPNSHIGEEMSQNSFIKQYLAKQQELLRQRLEREAREAYETNDQDDHAEVNNSTSCPPPAQDATPALAEQHKPPGPSGGDGLFGAVNEGQGNRNQEADMSNPPPSGSVAMRVPGVEHRPERGSASSEVAGDSDDDDSEDGDEDGDDDDWDNSARRRNLREPARMPTARERSGASCQPQQQHIPSLLSPQLRQPTPPPSPPPELSFPLPDTPKQSPPSPDVAPARGSPSTSSSGSSSSDSRSSSPEPQRSGHAERKPGPLTLLARKMESEGAFSGASWHGADGEGDRQDSSSPSAAAFPGRGPPEGLVSAIAHTAKTAGHVPFPMIPGTNQGVTGAYLAHIQAPVSVLKATAVEERDREMELEIEREKALELERQEKLRKLEQERAMEEERQRALALEREREERERALERERFERQQALEREEREKALQRERELALERERQEREQALAKEREEREQALARERALELERQRALEQERLQREKEEREKREREERERAMELERAKALEREREERERALEQERIERERALEAERKERERIEREKVLEQERLEKERLEREKAEQERIEREKALERERIERERALEQERIEREKALERERIEREKALEQERLEREKALEKERLEREKALEKERLEQERREKERLEQERMEKERLEQERMEKERLEQERREKEKIERERALEQERIEREKALEREREEKEKAEREAALERERMEKERAEKERKERLEREKALEQEKLERARALEKEKKEKERALEQEKAMTLERERLEKEKAMQKEREEQERAQEQEKERARMAERERESHLPPTKRGREVGLTPLPTPPPLSTGPATKTSTETGEQEDAPVSRSEAQAAESGAPMSPTPLSPHTSFKKFRFFRDSSLQPQTSSTSMVIKRPRTFSDSPQPRVSPVSSPTSVGERPLEEHQPSTEQEDQQIHTNREVAAGPPGSARTPSEKQTAVSTALGQSPKKERATRLVLEEKEQAASAKTEQAAKDSIKKAKEVDEIKSSSSSVDAKERRGRDAEKEEKRTRQRSSSNDSSSSESDSGSSSSQSSGSSTSSQEKTRSTSRGRQEGKPERDSPVKAQAQGLKETPEASPCKRETSTEKNNTTADSRSKKLFTEAPTTGETHRKRKDSEEAEIKDKERQVKDTAMADPEKLPETSEETPKAFSARKISLSSSKSSPGAGSAEGDQESAAVAGRKRRWGSSTAVTAKKPSISITTDSLKSLIPDIKPCLGQEAVVDLHPEETVLSGAEDEDRERSDQDLQIRRTVTQVVPLENQENGQKEAKRSRHEELEEEDLRGDRERTKAHEEPMDSSISGAVETQSPTHISHDVEINTVTPSDTLIRRSISQQKTGVSITIDDPVRTARQPSPPRGKVSAIVHVCNLVRPFTLGQLKELLSRTGTLVEEGFWIDKIKSHCYVTYSSIEEAVATRAALHGVKWPQSNPKVLSVDFCQQDELDFHKGLGAADRPGAEDQGPGSGRGRTLGLPSLLPERDQWAEREREMERRERARAEREWDRDKVREFGKPGEEKEGGPRRSRSRERRRKERGKSKEKKTEKKEKAAEDPPAKLLDDLFRKTKAAPCIYWLPLTEEQFLQREAARAERMKEREKRRKEQEEEEERKERMKAAGGTTGDRSEGEKDKDRDRERDRDRGRDRHRDRERERERERENDKRRDGYRRPGGSGAGGGRRSRSRSEPRERRR, from the exons ATGGCGGACCTCGAAGACGTTACGCTGGACGGGAGACCGCTCCAGTCCCTTCGAGTAGCGGACTTAAAAGCCGCTCTGGAGGAGAGGGGACTGTCGAAAAGCGGACAGAAGAATACTCTCATTAAACGGCTCAAGGGG GCTCTCATGCTGGAGAATTTGCAGAGGACCTCCACTCCTCATATTGGATTGCAGCCAAACTCTCAC aTTGGTGAGGAAATGAGCCAGAACAGCTTTATCAAGCAGTATCTGGCTAAGCAACAGGAGCTCCTGAGGCAGCGTCTGGAAAGAGAGGCACGCGAAGCATATGAAACAAATG ATCAAGATGACCATGCAGAAGTTAACAACAGTACATCGTGTCCTCCTCCAGCCCAG GATGCCACACCAGCATTGGCTGAGCAGCACAAACCGCCCGGTCCCTCTGGTGGAGACGGCTTGTTTGGTGCTGTGAATGAGGGACAAGGTAACAGGAACCAGGAGGCTGACATGTCCAATCCACCTCCTTCTGGCTCTGTGGCCATGCGCGTTCCTGGCGTTGAGCACCGGCCAGAGAGAGGGTCTGCATCCAGCGAAGTCGCAGGTGACAGTGATGATGACGATAGCGAGGATGGCGATGAGGATGGCGACGATGATGACTGGGACAACAGTGCTCGAAGAAGAAACCTCAGAGAGCCAGCTAGAATGCCCACAGCAAGAGAAAGGTCTGGAGCATCCTGTCAACCTCAGCAGCAACATATCCCTTCCCTTTTGTCTCCTCAACTTCGCCAACCAACACCACCTCCTTCCCCACCTCCAGAGCTATCATTCCCATTGCCTGATACCCCTAAACAGAGCCCACCTAGTCCAGATGTTGCCCCAGCTAGGGGCTCACCCAGTACTTCCAGCTCTGGTTCCTCCAGCAGCGACAGCCGCAGTAGCAGTCCCGAGCCGCAGAGGAGTGGACATGCCGAGCGAAAGCCCGGACCCCTGACCCTTCTGGCTCGTAAAATGGAGTCAGAAGGTGCTTTCTCTGGAGCAAGTTGGCATGGTGCAGATGGGGAAGGCGATAGGCAGGACAGCAGTTCACCTTCAGCCGCAGCGTTTCCTGGCAGAGGGCCTCCAGAGGGTCTGGTATCTGCCATCGCCCACACAGCCAAAACTGCAGGCCATGTACCATTTCCCATGATTCCAGGCACTAACCAGGGTGTCACAGGAGCATATCTGGCCCATATTCAAGCACCCGTGAGTGTACTCAAGGCCACTGCAGTAgaagagagggacagagagatGGAGTTAGAGATAGAAAGAGAAAAGGCACTTGAGCTGGAAAGGCAAGAGAAGCTGAGAAAACTTGAGCAAGAGCGAGCAATGGAGGAAGAGCGGCAAAGAGCGCTGGctctggagagagagagagaagaaagagagagggctCTGGAAAGAGAGAGATTTGAGCGACAGCAGGCCttagaaagagaagaaagagagaaggcTTTGCAGCGGGAGCGGGAACTTGCTCTAGAACGAGAGAGGCAGGAAAGGGAACAAGCTTTGGCTAAAGAGAGGGAAGAGCGAGAGCAAGCTTTAGCACGAGAGAGGGCCTTGGAGCTGGAGAGGCAGAGGGCCCTGGAGCAAGAACgcctgcagagagaaaaagaggagagggaaaagagagagagagaagaaagggaGAGAGCGATGGAGCTGGAAAGAGCCAAGGCCTTGGAACGAGAACGGGAAGAGAGAGAACGGGCTCTGGAGCAAGAGAGGATAGAGAGGGAAAGAGCTCTAGAGgctgagagaaaagagagggaaaggatagagagagagaaagttcTGGAGCAAGAACGGTTGGAAAAGGAAAGGTTAGAGAGGGAGAAGGCAGAGCAAGAGAGAATAGAGAGGGAGAAAGCCTTGGAACGGGAGAGAATAGAAAGAGAGAGGGCTTTGGAGCAAGAgagaatagagagagagaaagcctTAGAACGAGAGAGAATAGAAAGAGAGAAAGCTCTAGAGCAAGAAAGACTGGAGAGGGAGAAAGCTCTGGAGAAAGAAAgattagagagagagaaagcccTTGAGAAAGAGAGATTGGAGcaagagaggagggagaaagaaagattgGAGCAAGAGAGGATGGAGAAAGAAAGGTTGGAGCAAGAGAGGATGGAGAAAGAAAGGTTGGAGcaagagaggagggagaaagaaaagattGAAAGAGAAAGAGCACTGGAACAAGAGAGGATAGAGAGGGAAAAGGCCTTGGAACgagaaagggaagaaaaagagaaggcGGAGAGAGAAGCAGCTCTGGAACGGGAGAGGATGGAGAAGGAAAgagctgagaaggagaggaaagagaggcTGGAGAGGGAGAAAGCTCTAGAGCAGGAGAAACTTGAAAGGGCGAGGGCCttggagaaggaaaaaaaggagaaggagagagctTTGGAGCAAGAGAAGGCAATGACTCTTGAGCGTGAGAGGTTAGAGAAGGAGAAGGCCATGCAAAAAGAAAGGGAGGAGCAGGAGAGGGCACAGGaacaggagaaagagagagcgagGATGGCTGAAAGGGAGAGGGAGAGTCACCTCCCTCCTACCAAACGTGGCCGTGAGGTTGGTCTCACCCCTCTGCccactcctcctcccctctccacAGGACCAGCTACAAAGACATCAACAGAGACAGGAGAGCAGGAAGATGCTCCAGTGTCCCGGAGTGAAGCCCAGGCAGCAGAGTCTGGTGCACCCATGTCACCTACACCTCTGTCACCACACACCTCATTCAAGAAGTTTCGCTTCTTCAGGGACTCCTCACTTCAGCCCCAAACCTCATCCACTTCCATGGTTATTAAGCGACCCCGTACATTCTCTGATAGCCCCCAGCCTCGAGTCTCACCTGTCTCTTCACCCACCAGTGTTGGAGAACGACCACTGGAAGAACACCAGCCCTCCACTGAACAAGAAGATCAGCAGATACACACAAACCGAGAGGTTGCTGCAGGGCCACCTGGATCTGCGAGGACTCCGTCTGAGAAGCAGACCGCTGTTAGTACTGCACTGGGCCAGAGTCCCAAAAAAGAACGGGCCACAAGGCTTGTATTGGAGGAGAAAGAACAAGCAGCTTCAGCTAAGACTGAACAGGCTGCCAAGGACTCCATCAAAAAAGCTAAAGAAGTAGATGAAATCAAGAGTTCTTCAAGCTCAGTGGATGCTAAAGAGCGGAGGGGAAGAGAtgcagagaaggaggagaaacgAACAAGACAAAGATCATCATCTAATGATTCCTCTTCCTCAGAATCAGACTCTGGGTCCTCATCATCTCAGTCCTCTGGCTCATCCACATCCTCTCAAGAGAAAACCCGCTCCACCTCCAGAGGTAGACAG GAAGGGAAACCTGAAAGAGATTCACCAGTAAAGGCTCAGGCTCAAGGTTTAAAGGAAACCCCAGAAGCCTCCCCTTGCAAAAGAGAGACGTCTACCGAGAAGAATAACACAACTGCTGACAGTCGATCCAAG AAACTATTCACTGAAGCCCCAACCACAGGAGAGACACATAGGAAGAGAAAGGACAGCGAGGAAGCAGAGATAAAGGACAAAGAAAG GCAGGTGAAGGATACTGCCATGGCAGATCCAGAGAAGCTGCCAGAGACCAGCGAGGAG ACACCAAAGGCCTTCTCAGCTCGTAAGATCTCTCTTAGCA GCAGTAAATCGTCCCCAGGTGCTGGCAGCGCAGAGGGTGACCAGGAGTCTGCGGCTGTGGCCGGTCGCAAGAGGAGGTGGGGCTCTAGCACTGCTGTCACTGCCAAGAAACCTTCCATCAGCATCACAACTGATTCACTAAAG TCTCTGATCCCAGACATCAAGCCGTGTCTCGGCCAGGAGGCAGTAGTGGACCTGCATCCAGAGGAAACTGTTCTCTCTGGAGCTGAGGACGAAGACAGGGAGCGCTCTGACCAGGACCTTCAAATTCGACGCACTGTCACACAG GTGGTGCCTTTGGAAAACCAGGAGAATGGACAGAAAGAGGCAAAGAGGAGCAGACATGAGGAGTTGGAGGAAGAAGATCTACGGGGAGACAGAGAAAGGACAAAGGCCCACGAAGAGCCCATGGACTCCTCCATTTCTGGAGCTGTGGAAACCCAGTCACCAACACATATCAGCCATGATGTAGAAATAAACACTG TGACCCCCAGCGACACCCTCATACGTCGCTCCATCAGCCAGCAGAAAACAGGTGTTTCCATCACCATTGATGACCCTGTTCGCACGGCCCGGCAGCCCTCACCACCTCGCGGCAAAGTGTCTGCTATTGTTCACGTCTGCAACCTG GTGAGGCCGTTCACTCTGGGGCAGCTGAAGGAACTGCTCAGCAGAACCGGCACCTTGGTGGAAGAAGGCTTCTGGATCGACAAAATCAAATCCCACTGCTACGTCACT taCTCTAGTATAGAGGAGGCAGTCGCAACACGGGCAGCTCTTCACGGAGTGAAATGGCCTCAGAGCAACCCAAAAGTCCTCAGCGTTGACTTCTGCCAGCAGGATGAG TTGGACTTCCATAAAGGCTTGGGTGCCGCTGACAGACCCGGAGCAGAAGATCAAGGGCCTGGCTCCGGCCGTGGTCGAACCCTGGGCCTGCCCTCTCTCCTCCCAGAGCGAGACCAGTGGGCGGAACGCGAGCGTGAGATGGAGCGCAGGGAGCGGGCCCGAGCAGAGCGGGAGTGGGATCGCGACAAGGTCAGAGAGTTTGGGAAACCTGGCGAGGAGAAGGAAGGAGGTCCCCGAAGGTCGCGTTCCAGAGAGAGACGACGTAAAGAGAGGGGAAAGAGcaaggagaagaaaacagagaagaagg AGAAAGCAGCTGAGGATCCCCCTGCAAAGCTGCTTGATGACTTGTTCCGCAAAACTAAAGCAGCTCCTTGCATCTACTGGCTTCCACTCACAGAGGAACAG tTCCTTCAGAGGGAAGCAGCCAGAGCAGAGCGGATGAAAGAGCGTGAGAAACGGAGGAAGGagcaagaagaggaggaggagcgcaaGGAGAGGATGAAGGCTGCAGGTGGCACAACGGGCGACCGGAGTGAGGGCGAAAAGGACaaggacagagacagagagagggacagagaccgaggtagagacagacacagagacagggagagggaaagagagagggagagggagaacgACAAACGCAGGGATGGCTACCGTAGGCCAGGGGGCAGCGGGGCAGGCGGCGGCCGGCGCTCACGCAGTCGCAGTGAACCACGAGAAAGACGGCGCTAA
- the acin1a gene encoding apoptotic chromatin condensation inducer in the nucleus isoform X2: protein MADLEDVTLDGRPLQSLRVADLKAALEERGLSKSGQKNTLIKRLKGALMLENLQRTSTPHIGLQPNSHIGEEMSQNSFIKQYLAKQQELLRQRLEREAREAYETNDQDDHAEVNNSTSCPPPAQDATPALAEQHKPPGPSGGDGLFGAVNEGQGNRNQEADMSNPPPSGSVAMRVPGVEHRPERGSASSEVAGDSDDDDSEDGDEDGDDDDWDNSARRRNLREPARMPTARERSGASCQPQQQHIPSLLSPQLRQPTPPPSPPPELSFPLPDTPKQSPPSPDVAPARGSPSTSSSGSSSSDSRSSSPEPQRSGHAERKPGPLTLLARKMESEGAFSGASWHGADGEGDRQDSSSPSAAAFPGRGPPEGLVSAIAHTAKTAGHVPFPMIPGTNQGVTGAYLAHIQAPVSVLKATAVEERDREMELEIEREKALELERQEKLRKLEQERAMEEERQRALALEREREERERALERERFERQQALEREEREKALQRERELALERERQEREQALAKEREEREQALARERALELERQRALEQERLQREKEEREKREREERERAMELERAKALEREREERERALEQERIERERALEAERKERERIEREKVLEQERLEKERLEREKAEQERIEREKALERERIERERALEQERIEREKALERERIEREKALEQERLEREKALEKERLEREKALEKERLEQERREKERLEQERMEKERLEQERMEKERLEQERREKEKIERERALEQERIEREKALEREREEKEKAEREAALERERMEKERAEKERKERLEREKALEQEKLERARALEKEKKEKERALEQEKAMTLERERLEKEKAMQKEREEQERAQEQEKERARMAERERESHLPPTKRGREVGLTPLPTPPPLSTGPATKTSTETGEQEDAPVSRSEAQAAESGAPMSPTPLSPHTSFKKFRFFRDSSLQPQTSSTSMVIKRPRTFSDSPQPRVSPVSSPTSVGERPLEEHQPSTEQEDQQIHTNREVAAGPPGSARTPSEKQTAVSTALGQSPKKERATRLVLEEKEQAASAKTEQAAKDSIKKAKEVDEIKSSSSSVDAKERRGRDAEKEEKRTRQRSSSNDSSSSESDSGSSSSQSSGSSTSSQEKTRSTSRGRQEGKPERDSPVKAQAQGLKETPEASPCKRETSTEKNNTTADSRSKKLFTEAPTTGETHRKRKDSEEAEIKDKERQVKDTAMADPEKLPETSEETPKAFSARKISLSSAGSAEGDQESAAVAGRKRRWGSSTAVTAKKPSISITTDSLKSLIPDIKPCLGQEAVVDLHPEETVLSGAEDEDRERSDQDLQIRRTVTQVVPLENQENGQKEAKRSRHEELEEEDLRGDRERTKAHEEPMDSSISGAVETQSPTHISHDVEINTVTPSDTLIRRSISQQKTGVSITIDDPVRTARQPSPPRGKVSAIVHVCNLVRPFTLGQLKELLSRTGTLVEEGFWIDKIKSHCYVTYSSIEEAVATRAALHGVKWPQSNPKVLSVDFCQQDELDFHKGLGAADRPGAEDQGPGSGRGRTLGLPSLLPERDQWAEREREMERRERARAEREWDRDKVREFGKPGEEKEGGPRRSRSRERRRKERGKSKEKKTEKKEKAAEDPPAKLLDDLFRKTKAAPCIYWLPLTEEQFLQREAARAERMKEREKRRKEQEEEEERKERMKAAGGTTGDRSEGEKDKDRDRERDRDRGRDRHRDRERERERERENDKRRDGYRRPGGSGAGGGRRSRSRSEPRERRR from the exons ATGGCGGACCTCGAAGACGTTACGCTGGACGGGAGACCGCTCCAGTCCCTTCGAGTAGCGGACTTAAAAGCCGCTCTGGAGGAGAGGGGACTGTCGAAAAGCGGACAGAAGAATACTCTCATTAAACGGCTCAAGGGG GCTCTCATGCTGGAGAATTTGCAGAGGACCTCCACTCCTCATATTGGATTGCAGCCAAACTCTCAC aTTGGTGAGGAAATGAGCCAGAACAGCTTTATCAAGCAGTATCTGGCTAAGCAACAGGAGCTCCTGAGGCAGCGTCTGGAAAGAGAGGCACGCGAAGCATATGAAACAAATG ATCAAGATGACCATGCAGAAGTTAACAACAGTACATCGTGTCCTCCTCCAGCCCAG GATGCCACACCAGCATTGGCTGAGCAGCACAAACCGCCCGGTCCCTCTGGTGGAGACGGCTTGTTTGGTGCTGTGAATGAGGGACAAGGTAACAGGAACCAGGAGGCTGACATGTCCAATCCACCTCCTTCTGGCTCTGTGGCCATGCGCGTTCCTGGCGTTGAGCACCGGCCAGAGAGAGGGTCTGCATCCAGCGAAGTCGCAGGTGACAGTGATGATGACGATAGCGAGGATGGCGATGAGGATGGCGACGATGATGACTGGGACAACAGTGCTCGAAGAAGAAACCTCAGAGAGCCAGCTAGAATGCCCACAGCAAGAGAAAGGTCTGGAGCATCCTGTCAACCTCAGCAGCAACATATCCCTTCCCTTTTGTCTCCTCAACTTCGCCAACCAACACCACCTCCTTCCCCACCTCCAGAGCTATCATTCCCATTGCCTGATACCCCTAAACAGAGCCCACCTAGTCCAGATGTTGCCCCAGCTAGGGGCTCACCCAGTACTTCCAGCTCTGGTTCCTCCAGCAGCGACAGCCGCAGTAGCAGTCCCGAGCCGCAGAGGAGTGGACATGCCGAGCGAAAGCCCGGACCCCTGACCCTTCTGGCTCGTAAAATGGAGTCAGAAGGTGCTTTCTCTGGAGCAAGTTGGCATGGTGCAGATGGGGAAGGCGATAGGCAGGACAGCAGTTCACCTTCAGCCGCAGCGTTTCCTGGCAGAGGGCCTCCAGAGGGTCTGGTATCTGCCATCGCCCACACAGCCAAAACTGCAGGCCATGTACCATTTCCCATGATTCCAGGCACTAACCAGGGTGTCACAGGAGCATATCTGGCCCATATTCAAGCACCCGTGAGTGTACTCAAGGCCACTGCAGTAgaagagagggacagagagatGGAGTTAGAGATAGAAAGAGAAAAGGCACTTGAGCTGGAAAGGCAAGAGAAGCTGAGAAAACTTGAGCAAGAGCGAGCAATGGAGGAAGAGCGGCAAAGAGCGCTGGctctggagagagagagagaagaaagagagagggctCTGGAAAGAGAGAGATTTGAGCGACAGCAGGCCttagaaagagaagaaagagagaaggcTTTGCAGCGGGAGCGGGAACTTGCTCTAGAACGAGAGAGGCAGGAAAGGGAACAAGCTTTGGCTAAAGAGAGGGAAGAGCGAGAGCAAGCTTTAGCACGAGAGAGGGCCTTGGAGCTGGAGAGGCAGAGGGCCCTGGAGCAAGAACgcctgcagagagaaaaagaggagagggaaaagagagagagagaagaaagggaGAGAGCGATGGAGCTGGAAAGAGCCAAGGCCTTGGAACGAGAACGGGAAGAGAGAGAACGGGCTCTGGAGCAAGAGAGGATAGAGAGGGAAAGAGCTCTAGAGgctgagagaaaagagagggaaaggatagagagagagaaagttcTGGAGCAAGAACGGTTGGAAAAGGAAAGGTTAGAGAGGGAGAAGGCAGAGCAAGAGAGAATAGAGAGGGAGAAAGCCTTGGAACGGGAGAGAATAGAAAGAGAGAGGGCTTTGGAGCAAGAgagaatagagagagagaaagcctTAGAACGAGAGAGAATAGAAAGAGAGAAAGCTCTAGAGCAAGAAAGACTGGAGAGGGAGAAAGCTCTGGAGAAAGAAAgattagagagagagaaagcccTTGAGAAAGAGAGATTGGAGcaagagaggagggagaaagaaagattgGAGCAAGAGAGGATGGAGAAAGAAAGGTTGGAGCAAGAGAGGATGGAGAAAGAAAGGTTGGAGcaagagaggagggagaaagaaaagattGAAAGAGAAAGAGCACTGGAACAAGAGAGGATAGAGAGGGAAAAGGCCTTGGAACgagaaagggaagaaaaagagaaggcGGAGAGAGAAGCAGCTCTGGAACGGGAGAGGATGGAGAAGGAAAgagctgagaaggagaggaaagagaggcTGGAGAGGGAGAAAGCTCTAGAGCAGGAGAAACTTGAAAGGGCGAGGGCCttggagaaggaaaaaaaggagaaggagagagctTTGGAGCAAGAGAAGGCAATGACTCTTGAGCGTGAGAGGTTAGAGAAGGAGAAGGCCATGCAAAAAGAAAGGGAGGAGCAGGAGAGGGCACAGGaacaggagaaagagagagcgagGATGGCTGAAAGGGAGAGGGAGAGTCACCTCCCTCCTACCAAACGTGGCCGTGAGGTTGGTCTCACCCCTCTGCccactcctcctcccctctccacAGGACCAGCTACAAAGACATCAACAGAGACAGGAGAGCAGGAAGATGCTCCAGTGTCCCGGAGTGAAGCCCAGGCAGCAGAGTCTGGTGCACCCATGTCACCTACACCTCTGTCACCACACACCTCATTCAAGAAGTTTCGCTTCTTCAGGGACTCCTCACTTCAGCCCCAAACCTCATCCACTTCCATGGTTATTAAGCGACCCCGTACATTCTCTGATAGCCCCCAGCCTCGAGTCTCACCTGTCTCTTCACCCACCAGTGTTGGAGAACGACCACTGGAAGAACACCAGCCCTCCACTGAACAAGAAGATCAGCAGATACACACAAACCGAGAGGTTGCTGCAGGGCCACCTGGATCTGCGAGGACTCCGTCTGAGAAGCAGACCGCTGTTAGTACTGCACTGGGCCAGAGTCCCAAAAAAGAACGGGCCACAAGGCTTGTATTGGAGGAGAAAGAACAAGCAGCTTCAGCTAAGACTGAACAGGCTGCCAAGGACTCCATCAAAAAAGCTAAAGAAGTAGATGAAATCAAGAGTTCTTCAAGCTCAGTGGATGCTAAAGAGCGGAGGGGAAGAGAtgcagagaaggaggagaaacgAACAAGACAAAGATCATCATCTAATGATTCCTCTTCCTCAGAATCAGACTCTGGGTCCTCATCATCTCAGTCCTCTGGCTCATCCACATCCTCTCAAGAGAAAACCCGCTCCACCTCCAGAGGTAGACAG GAAGGGAAACCTGAAAGAGATTCACCAGTAAAGGCTCAGGCTCAAGGTTTAAAGGAAACCCCAGAAGCCTCCCCTTGCAAAAGAGAGACGTCTACCGAGAAGAATAACACAACTGCTGACAGTCGATCCAAG AAACTATTCACTGAAGCCCCAACCACAGGAGAGACACATAGGAAGAGAAAGGACAGCGAGGAAGCAGAGATAAAGGACAAAGAAAG GCAGGTGAAGGATACTGCCATGGCAGATCCAGAGAAGCTGCCAGAGACCAGCGAGGAG ACACCAAAGGCCTTCTCAGCTCGTAAGATCTCTCTTAGCA GTGCTGGCAGCGCAGAGGGTGACCAGGAGTCTGCGGCTGTGGCCGGTCGCAAGAGGAGGTGGGGCTCTAGCACTGCTGTCACTGCCAAGAAACCTTCCATCAGCATCACAACTGATTCACTAAAG TCTCTGATCCCAGACATCAAGCCGTGTCTCGGCCAGGAGGCAGTAGTGGACCTGCATCCAGAGGAAACTGTTCTCTCTGGAGCTGAGGACGAAGACAGGGAGCGCTCTGACCAGGACCTTCAAATTCGACGCACTGTCACACAG GTGGTGCCTTTGGAAAACCAGGAGAATGGACAGAAAGAGGCAAAGAGGAGCAGACATGAGGAGTTGGAGGAAGAAGATCTACGGGGAGACAGAGAAAGGACAAAGGCCCACGAAGAGCCCATGGACTCCTCCATTTCTGGAGCTGTGGAAACCCAGTCACCAACACATATCAGCCATGATGTAGAAATAAACACTG TGACCCCCAGCGACACCCTCATACGTCGCTCCATCAGCCAGCAGAAAACAGGTGTTTCCATCACCATTGATGACCCTGTTCGCACGGCCCGGCAGCCCTCACCACCTCGCGGCAAAGTGTCTGCTATTGTTCACGTCTGCAACCTG GTGAGGCCGTTCACTCTGGGGCAGCTGAAGGAACTGCTCAGCAGAACCGGCACCTTGGTGGAAGAAGGCTTCTGGATCGACAAAATCAAATCCCACTGCTACGTCACT taCTCTAGTATAGAGGAGGCAGTCGCAACACGGGCAGCTCTTCACGGAGTGAAATGGCCTCAGAGCAACCCAAAAGTCCTCAGCGTTGACTTCTGCCAGCAGGATGAG TTGGACTTCCATAAAGGCTTGGGTGCCGCTGACAGACCCGGAGCAGAAGATCAAGGGCCTGGCTCCGGCCGTGGTCGAACCCTGGGCCTGCCCTCTCTCCTCCCAGAGCGAGACCAGTGGGCGGAACGCGAGCGTGAGATGGAGCGCAGGGAGCGGGCCCGAGCAGAGCGGGAGTGGGATCGCGACAAGGTCAGAGAGTTTGGGAAACCTGGCGAGGAGAAGGAAGGAGGTCCCCGAAGGTCGCGTTCCAGAGAGAGACGACGTAAAGAGAGGGGAAAGAGcaaggagaagaaaacagagaagaagg AGAAAGCAGCTGAGGATCCCCCTGCAAAGCTGCTTGATGACTTGTTCCGCAAAACTAAAGCAGCTCCTTGCATCTACTGGCTTCCACTCACAGAGGAACAG tTCCTTCAGAGGGAAGCAGCCAGAGCAGAGCGGATGAAAGAGCGTGAGAAACGGAGGAAGGagcaagaagaggaggaggagcgcaaGGAGAGGATGAAGGCTGCAGGTGGCACAACGGGCGACCGGAGTGAGGGCGAAAAGGACaaggacagagacagagagagggacagagaccgaggtagagacagacacagagacagggagagggaaagagagagggagagggagaacgACAAACGCAGGGATGGCTACCGTAGGCCAGGGGGCAGCGGGGCAGGCGGCGGCCGGCGCTCACGCAGTCGCAGTGAACCACGAGAAAGACGGCGCTAA